The Muribaculum intestinale genome includes the window AGTGTCTCCGTATGCGATTTGCGTATCTCCTGTTCCTGGAGAAACATAGAGAAATACTCCCGGGCCGACTTGGTGACGGCAACGCGTCCGGAGCGCACAAACTGACGTATGTCATATTTCTGAAGCTCTCGGAACAGAGCCTCGGTCTCTTCAGAATGACCGGTCTTCTCGATTATCACATACTCACGCGTAATCTCGAGAATGCGTGCGCTGTGACGGCGGATCACATCCTCTACGCTTGTGTCATCGAGAAGCTGGAGCGTAGGCACCTTGTAGA containing:
- the ilvN gene encoding acetolactate synthase small subunit, with amino-acid sequence MEQQLFTVTVFTENQAGLLNQISVIFYRRGLNIESLSVSPSSIEGIHKFTITCLSNRAMMERVVKQIEKRIDVLRAFLYTDDEIVYQEVALYKVPTLQLLDDTSVEDVIRRHSARILEITREYVIIEKTGHSEETEALFRELQKYDIRQFVRSGRVAVTKSAREYFSMFLQEQEIRKSHTETL